DNA sequence from the Cottoperca gobio chromosome 10, fCotGob3.1, whole genome shotgun sequence genome:
GTCATTAACGGCAGTACGCCTGACTTTTGATTGTTGCATTATGACTCGTtgcattatgtaataaaaacTATCCGTCCTTCTTACATACAAGCATTATGACATCATAGATGGATGCACCGGGTCTAACGTTACTGTGATCTTTTAATGTCTGCTGGCGTTATGGCCTCAGTGTGCGGTGTGTGTATCCTGTACACCAGTTCGAATGTCTCCAACCCATCAGACCTCCTCGACCCTTGTTGCATGTTGTTTATGCCACACCCAGAataatttgatctcaagtgacACTGTAGGTCCGCATGAAAGTGAAGGTTTCACCTGTTTTGGCACAGAGCCTTTCGAAAAGTGTGGGAAAAGGCTGATCAATATTATAGCAACACAACACGTTTGGTAATGAAAACCATAAACATTCTGTGCAAGAGAGATGGCTAATGATAAGTACATGCATAATAGACATGTGTCAATATTTAGAACCACAGATGTCTGCTATTTTAAGGCTGTATGGTATTGAAATGTGACTTGACAGCTCTACCATCAAGCTTGTGTTGCATCCCCCTCCCGGTTTGGTTTTCACCTCATGCATTCATTTTGCTGCCAAattttgtattactttttgCTATTTTGTGCTTGGACTCCCCAGTTCACTCAGGTGTATGTGAAATAGtatttaacaaatatatttttggcatttgtaaaacatattttgtgtgCCAGAAACGCATCACACTGCAACTCTAAAGAACCCTTAGGAAAGGTCTTTGAGCGAAGTGGCCTTGTTTGAAATCATTCTCAAAcgaaaacatttacaaatgaaaCGTAATGCAGTAGGAGAGTGCATTTTATCTTGAGATTCAATCATTTTAAACATCTTACCGGCAGTCTTCTGCTTTTATATGAGCAATGTAATTCTGAAGCAACCATATATTTCTTATCATATGAATAAAAACCGTAAAGCTGTAATTAGCTTTATTTAACAGAGAATTAATTTTTAACCCAAGAATTGAAATTGGAATGTAAAATTCCCAAAGATGTGTTGTTTCATCTCAATGCTATCTTTATTACCCCACAAATTGATAGCCATTATTTGTCTTTGACAGCATTAGCTTCATatccctttttttaatttattttcatttgtctgCTTTAATTTCTTCCATCACCTCTAACATGTGGTTTCCCCCCTCCTTGGGATGTGTTGGTGCTCCAGAACCGACAAAACGTATTCTTTCCTTCCAAGGGTTGGCTGAGCTGGCGCATCGGGAGTATCAGTCAGGGGACTTTGAGGCAGCTGAGCGCCACTGCATGCAGCTATGGAGACAGGAGCCTGATAACACAGGCGTGCTGCTGCTCCTGTCCTCCATCCACTTCCAGTGCCGAAGACTCGACAGGTGAGGTGTCTCAACGCACACTGACCATGTGGTGTGGAAGTGGCAGAGAATAATGGGTCCTCTGTGACTTTCAGTGCACACAGCTGGTCTGTGGAGTCAACTCCAACAACTGAGCGCTCTTCTGGAAATCTTGTTGCTTGATTTTAATATGGCTCACTCTGTCCCCTCATGATTCTAACACTGTTTCGGTGGTAGCCATACCCTTGCTTTGCAGGTGCCGTGGTAAAAGTTTTGGGTCTTGCGAGTTACAGGTTTAAATGTTTGATCTTGTTCACTCTTTTCTATTCTTTCAATCCACATAATGCCAGCAGTATACTCCGAAGTAATTTCAATTTACTGTGTTAAATAAAGCACTACAAGGAATCAGACAAGTGCAGACAAATCTAAAAATGATTACTGGATATGCTGTAGTAATTTACCAAATAATGACAGTTTGGTAAGTGATCGTTCCTTAAAAATATTCACGAGGAGCTAGTAAAGCATATACACTCTGACCATCGAAGTGCAATATGGTGCATGTTCTTTGTCGTAGATGCCAGCTTCATTTGGAGTATACTGCCggataattataaataatttcCTTTGCATTATGCACACTCAACTAATGGATTATGGAAGTTggtgaaatgtttttgatattGTGTGTCATGTATTAATGCTTTCAATATTTTAGGGATGTTCATCTTGATGtgctgtttaaatatttatccaAACACAAGTATTCTCCTCTTCACCACTTGCACCTCGCTGCTGCCTCTACACAAGGCATTGCGCCAACACTGCCGGCCACTGCCTGCAGGATTGTGACCATCCTTTGCCCATTATTTCCCTACAGGTCTGCTCATTTCAGCACCTTGGCCATCAAGCAAAACCCAATGTTGGCGGAGGCCTACTCCAACCTGGGGAACGTGTACAAGGAGCGTGGGCAACTGCAGGAGGCCATAGAGCATTATCGCCATGCTCTGAGACTGAAACCAGATTTTATTGATGGATACATCAACTTGGCCGCAGCTCTGGTGGCCGCAGGAGACATGGAGGGAGCAGTGCAGGCTTATGTGTCAGCTTTACAGTACAACCCTGTAAGTGACATGCTATCTGTTGAAGTCcttaaagagtaacttaacaTCGACAGTATTTTCTATTTGCTGATGAGAGAAACACATTTGGCGTGAACACATTGATCTGCGGTTTATTGTAGCAGTGGaattttaatgtttgttatttttcttcccAGGATCTATATTGTGTGCGTAGTGACTTGGGCAACTTGCTTAAAGCCCTTGGGCGTTTGGAAGAAGCCAAGGTATGTTACAGCGCGTTGgcatttgtatatatgtgttgtttgtgtttttgttgtagattttcatatttcatttctTTGGTACTTTTAGTGCCACGCTCCAATCAGGacataaataatactttttgacttaaaaaaacaaaacaaatcaagtcCTTTCCCTTCAAACCTCTCAGCCAAATGAAGGACAGGACATGGTAGCCATTTTTCAGAGTTGCATTAAGCTTTTCCCACCAACTTACTAAAAACCTCTGAAGGTATCGGACCGCAATTGGCCAACACCCGTATGAGGaagtgttttttgtattttttaaataatcataGTACAAACTATTTTTTGTTGATTACTTTTTAGACCGCTTCATCTATGATTTTCCATTATAGTATATTATCACATTAGTCCCCACCCTGTATCACTTTTAGTCCCAATGTCCTTTGCTTTACTCCGACCTTTCACCAGAGGTCAGCCCCTCCCCCCTTCAGGAAGAAAGGCTGGCATTTTTAATGGAAACATTGGatctattttgtcatttttgtacCTCAGCTCATGCATTTTCATATAGATTTTGGAGGGAAAATGCTGGCTCGGTCTTTGAAGAATATATGAACTGATGAGAAGCTAGTTTATCTTTGCAGTGCAAAAGATAAGATGGTTTCTAACATAACCACTACACTCCAATGACAAGCTTTTAGTCTTAGTTGGCTGTCAGTTCAGTTGCTGCCAGTGTGGGTTCTTTTCCAAGCGTTACGCTTCCCTTCTGTCATTTGACAAGACTTCGGTCTATATAACCGGGCTCCCTGGGTTGGGTCAAATCTGGGGATATGGAGTTGTCACAGTGGTTACAGGCCATCTTATCTCGTGCTAGAGGGGGGTAAAGGAGTGGGGAGGAGCATCAGGGAGTCACAAGCTCCCCTGCTCTGTCGCTCCACCCCCCGCGCGCTTGCTAAGGATTGGTGGAGTGTGCGCGCTGAGAGCTGCCTTCCTGACCCTTCAGCCATGCCCCGTCAGTGCTCAAGCACACGCCAACAATGCGTTCCATGCACCAATGCATCAGTTCTTCTTTTGGCTAAGGTTGATAATGAAAACTGTACCCAGCTGGCTATCTATTCTGATATCCACCGCTGTTTAATAGTGTGGCAAATTGTGTGGGTTTAGGAGATCTCAAATATCAAGTGCCTTTTTAAATGGTTCAAGTGTCGTCAGGCAGACGGCTCAAAATCTGCACTCCACCGCCTGCGTCAGATGCTGGGTTAGAAAGACAGGCACGCGCAGCAACAGCGATGACTTCTTTATTTCAGAGCTTTGGAGGCTTCTAGATACCAATAATTACATCACAGACTTTTCTCCCTACCCCACTGGCCAGGATTCAAGAAAGCAGGCCAGGACAAAGAAATCAAAGATTTGAAAATATTTCATGAACATGctaaaagaatgaaagaaaatgattaatACTTCTTCCCTTTTTgctttaaatatgtaataatattcCCAAATAAATGGGATCAGTTCATTTGGGCAAGATCAAGCCAGTAACTGCCCTCCTGTAGTTTAATGTGAAACTAAATTGATGGACAGCTGGAAACCTGACCTAAACCTAAATTTCACTCATAAACTGCAGATATAAAAGCCTTTCTTCCCTCCCTGTTACCCTcaagcatttattttgttttctttgaaatgaaacaGTCATTGCATGAAGGAAAACTAAGTATAgtctgttttatgtttgttgtgATTTGGAAGAACCTGTTTTATTTCCATATAAAAAAGGATGTATTGTTTGAAGACTTTTACTAACGACCTTGTTTTCTGATTTTGTCTCTTTTGGTTTTTCCACAACTGATATTGTTATTTAGAAGGTTTCAGGTGGGTGACACTATTCCTGCGTAGGTGCCTGGCGGAAAGGAACACTAGGGCAGCCTcagtcctctcctcttcttccagcCAGCTGCGGCCACCAGTCTGACAAAGTCCAAAAATATGGTAACGGGTTTGTAActgacaacaaaagaaaaaaccaCCTCACTTCATGCTCCTCTGTCTTGTGGCTTCCTTTgaagagcaaaagaaaaacGTAGCAAAACAAATTACAGTAAGCATTCCTTACAATATGCTACACTAATTACCCAATTTTGTATTACGTAAAAAGAAACTAGGATTTGGAAGCAATAATCGTGAAAAACAAGTAAGAACCCTCTAACttacatgttgtttatttttcctattttgttttgtttttccttctttatttGGAGTTGCAGCGTTCTGATGATGCAGATAGTGCGCTGTGAGTCTACAGTAGCGCAGGGGCCGCGCAGCGATATCCTCCAAGCAACCAAAAAGGCGGAAAGCGCAAGCCTGCAATCCAAACCCCCCTCACTCCCTTTGTTTGGCCTGTTGGTTGCGGACCTCTCCCCACTCAAAACCAGCCTCGCTCCCAAATGCCCCTAAAATCTCAGACATCATTGGCTTTTGaaaatatctttttacaaaTTCAATGAAAAATGGCTCATTGTTAATTTCCAAATCCTCCCCGTCTTACAGTTTAGCAACTGGTTGACCTCtcaaccccctccccccccccccccccgtcattCTGAGATACCTTATGGGTGCTGAGTGTTTGCCAGTCTGGTGTTTCAGGTGTTCTGAAAGGGGTTGTTGGTCTGCAGCTGCCTAACCAGGCCATTCAGCGAGCGCAGCAGCGAAGCAATGACCTTTGCCAAGAGCAAGGTCACGCAAACGGCATTCTGTGGTGGTGGCAATAGTCACGCACCACGCGTTCGCGTTTGTTGCGCATGCATTACAGGAACCATCACTCGCATGAACTGTCCAGCATCCTTGGTTGTTGGTTATCATGTCCACACGAAATACAAAATTCCTGCAGATATTTGGCACTTTTTAGATCCTTATACAATATTTAGTAATTGGGGTTATAACTCATCAGGGTTTATTATTAGAGGGCAGCATACTGATGTGGGGGGGCCACTACAGAGTGAGAATGTGGTCATAACTGAAGGATGCGGACATACAAGTGGGTGTTGGTTGGATCCGCGCAGCGTAGGAAAAAGCAATGCAGCTTAGCGCAGCAGACTTATGCGCAAGCGAGCCCATGCTGTAGACTCACTTTTTGCCATGATGGAGAACGGTCACTAATTTTGCTTTCTctgccctttttgttttttcttacttttattcTCAatcttctatttgtttttattttacaatccCTTGTCCTCCCCTCTACGCACTATACCTCTCCCattctacctcttctcctcctgtcctATGGTTTTTCATTGTAAACCCATTGAAGGCATGTTACCTGAAAGCCATTGAGACCCAGCCCAACTTCGCAGTGGCTTGGAGCAACCTGGGCTGTGTGTTCAATGCCCAAGGAGAGATATGGTTGGCCATACATCACTTTGAAAAGGTCCGTAGCATAACACTTTTCAATCTTAGTACTTTCTCTTTTGGTacattctttgtgtttttaagcttggttttaaTCTTCAGGCAGTGACCCTGGACCCAAATTTCCTTGACGCATACATCAACTTAGGAAATGTTTTGAAGGAAGCCCGCATCTTTGACAGGTGAGTCTGAATGATAATCCTTTTTTACATTCATGTCTAATCTTTAGTCTTTTAAAAGCACCACCCTGTGTGCAATTTTCAAATGAGTCAAAAAACTGTCAATTCTATTACCTCCTTTCCTGTGTTGATCCTGTAGCTGTGTTTAGCATTGTTTTGTCAGGGCTACAGAGCTGCCATCATCTCAACTCAATGCATATGCAACAATTAACAATGTGCTCTAATAATTATGAAGTTGTGTAAATTGGGTTAGATGAGAACTACAATTCAAGTTTTAAATtatgtaggttaacacagggtcaacggtacaatgaaatgtttttttgagaGAGACGGCACGTCAGCAGTCAaatgagaaatataaaaaaggtttaCTATATACGattaggtaaaaaaaaaaaatattccaaATTTCAGCAAAAATGTATCTTGAGCCTAACTTGTATCCGCACCGTGTCTTATGTTTTCAGAGCTGTGGCTGGATACCTGAGAGCCCTGAGTCTTAGCCCCAACCATGCAGTTGTCCATGGAAACCTGGCCTGTGTCTACTACGAGCAAGGCCTCATTGACTTGGCTATAGACACCTACCGTCGTGCTATTGAACTGCAGCCCCACTTCCCCGATGCCTACTGCAATTTGGCAAATGCCCTGAAGGAGAAAGGAAATGTAAGGCAGCACTTTGTGTTTCCCCTGTCAAGACAATCTGAAATATCCACCTTTTAGGTCTCTAAGTTTCCAAGCATTTACTAAATATAACTTTTAGCAATGCCAACGTCTTTCCCAGGTGTCTGAAGCAGAAGAGTGCTACAACACAGCCTTGCGTTTGTGTCCAACCCATGCAGACTCTCTTAACAACTTGGCCAATATCAAGCGTGAGCAGGGCAACATTGAGGATGCAGTTCAGCTCTATAGGAAAGCACTAGAGGTGAGTTAAGAGTTAACTCTTGTGGTATAGAAAATGTCTGTTTAACGAGACCGTCATGGTTGCTGTTGCTTCTTGGtaaccctttttgtttttcatcaggTGTTCCCAGAGTTTGCAGCAGCTCACTCTAACCTTGCCAgtgtcctgcagcagcaggggaAACTCCAGGAGGCCCTTATGCATTACAAGGAGGCCATCAGGTTTGTAAATCTATGCTACAGATACCTGCTGACTAGTTAAAGCAATGCAGCTCATAATATTGGTGTGAGGCCACATCACTCTGCTCAAATATTCCATCAGATGGTGAACCTGTACAGCTTTGGTTCTGTGTTCATGTGCTGTCTTTTCTAAAGTAAATGGTCATAAAgcaactgatttttttttaagacattatATAGTTGTgattgattgaatgattatCCTGTTTGGTTTTAGAATCAGCCCCACATTTGCTGATGCCTACTCAAACATGGGCAATacactgaaggaaatgcaaGATGTACAGGGAGCGCTGCAATGCTACACCCGTGCCATCCAGATCAACCCGGCCTTTGCTGATGCTCACAGCAATTTGGCCTCTATTCACAAGGTAGGAATGACtcctcattttaaatgtggtatttaattattgttatcAGTAATAACTGATTGTGTCGCATCACCTTAGGGTCTTACCTACCTCCAGGTTGACCCTACCGCTCTAACTGCAATGAAATTGCAATAGTTTTCTGTAAATAATGCTCAAATTATATTTAGTACATTTCTATAAACGGTTGAAATGAGTCAATAAACAGTGTACTGACTAATGGGTTCATGTTggttaaaatgaaatatgtagGAGGCACTGTTTCATGATTCGTGATTTGATTGCTTTGTGGAGTCTCATGCAGATaatgaacacacatgcatgtagtCTATTACCTACTGTTTATGTGCAGTATAATGTATTGCcacttcatgtgtttttgtattctAATGTTTCTCTTGATTATTAGGATTCTGGAAACATCCCAGAGGCCATTGCATCTTACCGTACGGCTTTGAAACTCAAGCCGGACTTCCCTGATGCTTACTGCAACTTGGCACATTGCTTGCAGGTTTGTATATGTTAACTATCGTCATATTTGTCAAATATTTACAGTacttatttctccttttttttttgttgctcctGTTGAATGAAAAACGTATTTTCTAACTTCTCTTATTCCTGTCACTCTCCCAGATTGTGTGCGACTGGACAGACTATGATGAGCGGATGAAGAAGCTTGTGAGCATCGTGGCTGACCAGCTGGATAAGAACCGCTTGCCTTCAGTGCACCCACACCACAGCATGCTGTATCCACTCTCTCACGGCTTCCGCAAGGCCATTGCCGAACGCCACGGAAACCTTTGCCTGGACAAGGTACACGCACTGATCAAAGCAAGtaaactttatttcattttttgggGGGATGGAAGGTGGCTGGTGATGGCAGTGGCTGTCTGCAGGGATATGGGGAAGGTAAGGGATGGATGGGTAAAGATACTGGATGTATTTAGGATCGTAGAGAAAGAGGTgaagggtggtggtggtgaatGGGTTTGCTTGCAGGGATAGGGGATATAGTTTAAGGTTGGGCATGATTTTAGATGAATCGGTGGATCAGTATTATTCCACCATTGCTACTTTGTGTGTAACTCAGTCCATCTAGCATTAGCTATCCTGCTGTAGTTGTATTCTTATACTATTGCTAATTCCACAGATCAATGCACTGCACAAACCTGCTTTTGAGCATCCCAAGGATCTGAAGGCCAGCGGTGGGCGTCTGCGTGTTGGCTACGTCAGCTCTGACTTTGGCAACCACCCTACTTCCCACCTGATGCAGTCCATCCCTGGCATGCACAATCCTGAGAAATTTGAGgtattttatctttattgtaATAGATAATTACAAAAATTACAAACTTTACAAATCTGAACAATGTCTATTACAATGTATTAGGGTTGGAAATAACCAgtcacatttaaacattttgagcTCTGCTAAGTATTGCAATAATGTATGTTGCgatttattacttttttcaaCTGCAAATTATGCTGATTGTCAACATCTGTTTATACGATAACACTTTTTCCGATGTCTCCTTTGTTTTGTCCAACGTCTAGTTGACTGAAAAAGCAATTGTTACCAAAAGGTTTAATTTGTATGTGCAATATTTGTAATTTCTATAATAAAAGATTGACAATTGTATTGATACAATATTGCCACGCAAAATATTGCGATACTATGCGGTTtcgattcccccccccccccccccccccgcccaccCACACAATTTATGGTCTTGCCAGGAAATGACACCAGGGTTGAATGAAATagttgcactttattttatgtaaatgtcaacTAATGAGTGTAAACTTATTTTGTTCTCCTCAAGGTGTTCTGCTATGCGCTCAGCCCTGATGATAGCACCAACTTCCGTGTGAAAGTGGTAGCAGAGGCTCATCATTTCACAGACCTCTCACAGGTAACTATTATGAGCTAGAGTTGCGTCTTCGTCACTGTTTCTACTTCTACTGAGTGTTAACCTTTTTATGGATGTGAACTTTTAACACACTGGTCATTTCAACGTGATGTCAAAAAGAAACCATTTCACTGAAATCGgtacctctcttctctcctgcagaTTCCCTGCAATGGCAAGGCAGCTGATCGCATTCACCAGGATGGAGTCCACATATTGGTCAACATGAACGGATACACCAAGGGAGCTCGAAATGAGCTGTTCGCCCTCCGCCCTGCCCCCATTCAGGTGAGCATGATATTGTTTCTGATGACACAGAGTGATAAATGTCACctgtgtaaatacatttaaaaagaaaaactgtatCTTCACATTCCTTTGAATCTGATCTCAACAGACTATGTGGCTGGGTTACCCGGGTACCAGTGGGGCTCCCTTCATGGACTACATCGTCTCTGACAAGGAGACGTCCCCCTTTGAGGTAGCTGACCAGTATTCTGAGAAACTGGCCTACATGCCACATACTTTCTTCATTGGAGACCACGCCAACATGTTCCCCCACCTCAAGGTTTGCCCATCCTCACATTTCTGCTGTTTGATTCTGTGAGCTGAGTGTCAGGAAACGCAATATAATTTAATCGGGTGCATATAACATTTGATTTTTCCTTTTTCGACCCACAGAAAAAGGCTGTGATTGATTTCAAATCTAATGGGCACATCTTTGACAACCGCATTGTTCTTAATGGTATTGATCTGAAGGCCTATTTGGACAGTCTGCCAGATGTCAAGGTGATAAAGGTGAGTTATGGGAATTTCCTGAAGAACCAAATAGTTTTAAGTGCATTATTGACACATTGAGTGGTGCACTATGGTTAAGTTTTGGACCTCTAAATGGCATCGTTTGACTATGTTCATGGTATATCGTTTACTTTGAATCACAATCTCCGAACAGAGCAATAAATCACTTTGTCATGTTTGTCCTTGGATCATGTTAttgagaaaatatattgttgtatGATTTAGAATCAAGTATTTATGTTCAACTTTAATGTTCTCTGAACAGATGAAGTGTGACAACAACCAGGAAGCTACTGGGGACACAAACGGAGCTCTGTCGATGCCCGTAATCCCCATGAACACAGCAGCTGAAGCAATCATCAACATGATCAACCAAGGCCAAATCCAGGTCACCATCAACGGCTTCACTGTCAGCAATGGCCTGGCCACCACACAGGTATGTCTAACTTGTCCATGTAAACGCAAATCTTGAGGAGTGTAGCATTGGTACAGAACATCAACGAATGCAGAAGAAAGGCACGAGCAGCCGTTTAATTCAGCCTGCTGCTTTTCCAGATTGTTTCAGCAGCTGAGGTTGTAGTCACTGAGCCTGTGTCCTTACAGGTATGATGTTTTCATGAAATTTAAGGTGGAAGCACAGAACTGTTGGTGAGGGAAATGGTGGCATTATGGATTGGCTATTAAATGAACGATACGGTCTTGGCTCGGTACCCTCAAGTGGCTCAAACAGTCACACTTGATAACTTTTCAGGATGAAAGCATTTAGGCCACTCCATGGTTTAAACAATACTGTTGTGTCCCCCATTTTAGATCAACAACAAAGCTGCCACTGGGGAGGAGGTGCCACGCACAATCGTTGTGACAACCCGCTCCCAGTATGGTCTCCCAGAGGACTCCATCGTCTACTGCAACTTCAACCAGCTCTATAAGATTGACCCCCCTACTCTTCAGATGTGGGCCAACGTAAGTTGGATAGACTTGGTTATAACGACTGCTTTAAAGTGTTCCTTCGTGTTAAAACGGTGCTTTTCAAactcccctctctctgcagaTCCTGAAGCGTGTGAGCAACAGCGTGCTGTGGCTTCTTCGCTTCCCTGCTGTCGGCGAGCCCAACATCCAGCAGTATGCTCAGAACATGGGTCTGCCTGGCTCTCGCATCATCTTCTCTCCTGTGGCGCCAAAAGAGGAGCATGTGAGAAGGGGCCAGCTGGCTGATGTGTGCCTCGACACTCCTCTGTGCAATGGTCACACCACAGGCATGGACGTTCTCTGGGCAGGAACACCCATGGTCACCATGCCAGGTGAGGAAACTAGGGCAACAAGGGTCGGACTTATAACCCTTGGTTTGCTCATTTAATACTAATGTTTTAGTCGATCTAACTAGTAGATCTGCAAAGATTACTTGATTAGTTatcaattattttgataattggtAATTCTTTTGAAAGAAAGTCAGAATCCTAGtttcagtaaactgaatatctttgagttgtggacaaaacaaatcatttaaagagG
Encoded proteins:
- the LOC115014345 gene encoding UDP-N-acetylglucosamine--peptide N-acetylglucosaminyltransferase 110 kDa subunit isoform X4, translated to MATSVGNVADSTGLAELAHREYQSGDFEAAERHCMQLWRQEPDNTGVLLLLSSIHFQCRRLDRSAHFSTLAIKQNPMLAEAYSNLGNVYKERGQLQEAIEHYRHALRLKPDFIDGYINLAAALVAAGDMEGAVQAYVSALQYNPDLYCVRSDLGNLLKALGRLEEAKACYLKAIETQPNFAVAWSNLGCVFNAQGEIWLAIHHFEKAVTLDPNFLDAYINLGNVLKEARIFDRAVAGYLRALSLSPNHAVVHGNLACVYYEQGLIDLAIDTYRRAIELQPHFPDAYCNLANALKEKGNVSEAEECYNTALRLCPTHADSLNNLANIKREQGNIEDAVQLYRKALEVFPEFAAAHSNLASVLQQQGKLQEALMHYKEAIRISPTFADAYSNMGNTLKEMQDVQGALQCYTRAIQINPAFADAHSNLASIHKDSGNIPEAIASYRTALKLKPDFPDAYCNLAHCLQIVCDWTDYDERMKKLVSIVADQLDKNRLPSVHPHHSMLYPLSHGFRKAIAERHGNLCLDKINALHKPAFEHPKDLKASGGRLRVGYVSSDFGNHPTSHLMQSIPGMHNPEKFEVFCYALSPDDSTNFRVKVVAEAHHFTDLSQIPCNGKAADRIHQDGVHILVNMNGYTKGARNELFALRPAPIQTMWLGYPGTSGAPFMDYIVSDKETSPFEVADQYSEKLAYMPHTFFIGDHANMFPHLKKKAVIDFKSNGHIFDNRIVLNGIDLKAYLDSLPDVKVIKMKCDNNQEATGDTNGALSMPVIPMNTAAEAIINMINQGQIQVTINGFTVSNGLATTQINNKAATGEEVPRTIVVTTRSQYGLPEDSIVYCNFNQLYKIDPPTLQMWANILKRVSNSVLWLLRFPAVGEPNIQQYAQNMGLPGSRIIFSPVAPKEEHVRRGQLADVCLDTPLCNGHTTGMDVLWAGTPMVTMPGETLASRVAASQLNCLGCPELIAQSRQDYEDIAVKLGTDMEYLKMVRARVWKQRICSPLFNTKQYTIDLEKLYLQMWEHYSNGKKPEPLLKIHSVETSENA
- the LOC115014345 gene encoding UDP-N-acetylglucosamine--peptide N-acetylglucosaminyltransferase 110 kDa subunit isoform X6; translation: MACYLKAIETQPNFAVAWSNLGCVFNAQGEIWLAIHHFEKAVTLDPNFLDAYINLGNVLKEARIFDRAVAGYLRALSLSPNHAVVHGNLACVYYEQGLIDLAIDTYRRAIELQPHFPDAYCNLANALKEKGNVSEAEECYNTALRLCPTHADSLNNLANIKREQGNIEDAVQLYRKALEVFPEFAAAHSNLASVLQQQGKLQEALMHYKEAIRISPTFADAYSNMGNTLKEMQDVQGALQCYTRAIQINPAFADAHSNLASIHKDSGNIPEAIASYRTALKLKPDFPDAYCNLAHCLQIVCDWTDYDERMKKLVSIVADQLDKNRLPSVHPHHSMLYPLSHGFRKAIAERHGNLCLDKVHALIKINALHKPAFEHPKDLKASGGRLRVGYVSSDFGNHPTSHLMQSIPGMHNPEKFEVFCYALSPDDSTNFRVKVVAEAHHFTDLSQIPCNGKAADRIHQDGVHILVNMNGYTKGARNELFALRPAPIQTMWLGYPGTSGAPFMDYIVSDKETSPFEVADQYSEKLAYMPHTFFIGDHANMFPHLKKKAVIDFKSNGHIFDNRIVLNGIDLKAYLDSLPDVKVIKMKCDNNQEATGDTNGALSMPVIPMNTAAEAIINMINQGQIQVTINGFTVSNGLATTQINNKAATGEEVPRTIVVTTRSQYGLPEDSIVYCNFNQLYKIDPPTLQMWANILKRVSNSVLWLLRFPAVGEPNIQQYAQNMGLPGSRIIFSPVAPKEEHVRRGQLADVCLDTPLCNGHTTGMDVLWAGTPMVTMPGETLASRVAASQLNCLGCPELIAQSRQDYEDIAVKLGTDMEYLKMVRARVWKQRICSPLFNTKQYTIDLEKLYLQMWEHYSNGKKPEPLLKIHSVETSENA
- the LOC115014345 gene encoding UDP-N-acetylglucosamine--peptide N-acetylglucosaminyltransferase 110 kDa subunit isoform X5 gives rise to the protein MLLCLVASFEEQKKNVAKQITACYLKAIETQPNFAVAWSNLGCVFNAQGEIWLAIHHFEKAVTLDPNFLDAYINLGNVLKEARIFDRAVAGYLRALSLSPNHAVVHGNLACVYYEQGLIDLAIDTYRRAIELQPHFPDAYCNLANALKEKGNVSEAEECYNTALRLCPTHADSLNNLANIKREQGNIEDAVQLYRKALEVFPEFAAAHSNLASVLQQQGKLQEALMHYKEAIRISPTFADAYSNMGNTLKEMQDVQGALQCYTRAIQINPAFADAHSNLASIHKDSGNIPEAIASYRTALKLKPDFPDAYCNLAHCLQIVCDWTDYDERMKKLVSIVADQLDKNRLPSVHPHHSMLYPLSHGFRKAIAERHGNLCLDKVHALIKINALHKPAFEHPKDLKASGGRLRVGYVSSDFGNHPTSHLMQSIPGMHNPEKFEVFCYALSPDDSTNFRVKVVAEAHHFTDLSQIPCNGKAADRIHQDGVHILVNMNGYTKGARNELFALRPAPIQTMWLGYPGTSGAPFMDYIVSDKETSPFEVADQYSEKLAYMPHTFFIGDHANMFPHLKKKAVIDFKSNGHIFDNRIVLNGIDLKAYLDSLPDVKVIKMKCDNNQEATGDTNGALSMPVIPMNTAAEAIINMINQGQIQVTINGFTVSNGLATTQINNKAATGEEVPRTIVVTTRSQYGLPEDSIVYCNFNQLYKIDPPTLQMWANILKRVSNSVLWLLRFPAVGEPNIQQYAQNMGLPGSRIIFSPVAPKEEHVRRGQLADVCLDTPLCNGHTTGMDVLWAGTPMVTMPGETLASRVAASQLNCLGCPELIAQSRQDYEDIAVKLGTDMEYLKMVRARVWKQRICSPLFNTKQYTIDLEKLYLQMWEHYSNGKKPEPLLKIHSVETSENA